One Pyrococcus furiosus DSM 3638 genomic region harbors:
- the rpl18a gene encoding 50S ribosomal protein L18Ae yields MKVKVFRVHGYFEKNGRKFKFTKEYRGIKEEDVKELVYSDIGSKHKVKRNKIFIKEIKEIRPEEAEDIVVRRLSLEL; encoded by the coding sequence ATGAAGGTGAAGGTCTTCCGCGTTCACGGATATTTTGAAAAGAATGGGAGGAAGTTTAAGTTCACCAAGGAGTACAGGGGAATAAAGGAGGAAGACGTAAAGGAGCTCGTATACTCAGACATAGGAAGCAAGCACAAAGTGAAGAGGAACAAGATATTCATCAAGGAAATCAAGGAAATTAGGCCAGAAGAAGCGGAAGACATAGTTGTTAGGAGGCTCAGCCTCGAGCTTTAA
- a CDS encoding translation initiation factor IF-6, with translation MHIEKLDFENSPYLGVFGIATDKVVLIREGLQEKKLEVIREVLKVPVVEASLMKSRIIGVLGAGNSNAIIVPWYVWDSELEKIKNAFREYGIDTEVVPFQTKYTALGNLILTNDKGALVSSKFSREEAKKIGDILGVEVERGVIAGIVAVGSAGVVTNKGGLVHPEATDEELEWLSDLFKVDVYVGTANMGVPYVGSCMLANSYGVVVGHLTTGPEIVKIEEALGFI, from the coding sequence ATGCACATAGAAAAGCTCGACTTTGAAAATTCTCCATATCTCGGCGTGTTTGGGATAGCTACTGACAAAGTTGTATTAATTAGGGAAGGGCTTCAGGAGAAGAAGTTAGAGGTTATTAGGGAAGTCCTTAAAGTTCCCGTTGTTGAGGCTAGCTTAATGAAGTCTAGAATAATTGGAGTATTGGGAGCTGGAAATTCCAACGCAATAATAGTCCCTTGGTATGTGTGGGATTCTGAGCTGGAAAAAATAAAAAATGCTTTTAGGGAATATGGTATTGATACAGAAGTTGTTCCCTTCCAAACCAAGTATACTGCCCTCGGTAACTTAATCCTAACCAATGACAAGGGAGCGCTAGTAAGCTCAAAGTTTTCAAGGGAAGAAGCTAAGAAAATCGGGGACATCTTAGGAGTTGAAGTTGAGAGGGGAGTTATTGCAGGAATAGTGGCTGTTGGTAGCGCTGGGGTAGTCACAAACAAGGGAGGGCTCGTCCACCCAGAGGCCACTGATGAGGAGTTAGAGTGGCTTTCAGATCTCTTTAAGGTTGACGTGTATGTTGGAACGGCTAACATGGGCGTTCCCTACGTTGGTTCCTGTATGTTAGCGAACTCTTACGGAGTTGTCGTTGGTCATCTAACTACTGGTCCTGAAATTGTTAAGATCGAAGAGGCATTAGGATTTATATGA